One Theropithecus gelada isolate Dixy chromosome 20, Tgel_1.0, whole genome shotgun sequence DNA segment encodes these proteins:
- the CDH3 gene encoding cadherin-3 isoform X2: protein MGCPGQEPALFSTVNDDFTVQNGETVQDRKSLKERNPLKIFPSKRILRRHKRDWVVAPISVPENGKGPFPQRLNQLKSNKDRDTKIFYSITGPGADSPPEGVFAVEKETGWLLLNKPLDREEIAKYELFGHAVSENGASVEDPMNISIIVTDQNDHKPKFTQDTFRGSVLEGVLPGTSVMQVTATDEDDAIHTYNGVVAYSIHSQEPKDPHDLMFTIHRSTGTISVISSGLDREKVPEYTLTIQATDMDGDGSTTTAVAVVEILDANDNAPVFDPQKYESHVPENAVGHEVQRLTVTDLDAPNSPAWRATYLIVGGDDGDHFTIATHPESNQGILTTRKGLDFEAKNQHTLYVEVTNEAPFVLKLPTSTATIVVHVEDVNEAPVFVPPSKVVEVQEGIPTGEAVCVYTATDPDKENQKISYRILRDPAGWLAMDADSGQVTVAGTLDREDERFVRNNIYEVMVLAVDNGSPPATGTGTLLLTLIDVNDHGPVPEPREITICNQSPESQVLNITDKDLSPHTSPFQAQLTDDSDIYWTAEVNEKDDTVVLSLKKFLKQDTYDVHLSLSDHGNKEQLTVIRATVCDCHGHVEKCPDPWKGGFILPVLGAVLALLLFLLVLLLLVRKKRKVKEPLLLPEDDTRDNVFYYGEEGGGEEDQDYDITQLHRGLEARPEVVLRNDVAPTFIPTPMYRPRPANPDEIGNFIIENLKAANTDPTAPPYDSLLVFDYEGSGSDAASLSSLTSSASDQDQDYDYLNEWGSRFKKLADMYGGGDDD from the exons ATGGGCTGCCCTGGGCAAGAGCCAGCTCTGTTTAGCACTGTTAATGACGACTTCACTGTGCAGAATGGCGAGACAGTCCAG GACAGAAAATCACTGAAAGAAAGGAATCCATTGAAGATCTTCCCATCCAAACGTATCTTACGAAGACACAAGAGAGATTGGGTGGTTGCTCCAATATCTGTCCCTGAAAATGGAAAGGGTCCCTTCCCGCAGAGGCTGAATCAG cTCAAGTCTAATAAAGACAGAGACACGAAGATTTTCTACAGCATCACGGGGCCGGGGGCAGACAGCCCCCCTGAGGGCGTCTTTGCTGTAGAGAAGGAGACAGGCTGGTTGTTGTTGAACAAGCCACTGGACCGGGAGGAGATTGCCAAGTATGAG CTCTTTGGGCACGCTGTGTCAGAGAATGGTGCCTCAGTGGAGGATCCCATGAACATCTCCATCATCGTGACCGACCAGAATGACCACAAGCCCAAGTTTACCCAGGACACCTTCCGAGGGAGTGTCTTAGAGGGAGTCCTACCAG GTACTTCTGTGATGCAGGTGACGGCCACAGATGAGGATGATGCCATCCACACCTACAATGGGGTGGTTGCATACTCCATCCATAGCCAAGAACCAAAGGACCCACACGACCTGATGTTTACCATTCACCGTAGCACAGGCACCATCAGCGTCATCTCCAGCGGCCTGGACCGGGAA aAAGTCCCTGAGTACACACTGACCATCCAGGCCACAGACATGGATGGGGACGGCTCCACCACCACGGCAGTGGCAGTAGTGGAGATCCTCGATGCCAATGACAATGCTCCCGTGTTTGACCCCCAGAAG TATGAGTCCCATGTGCCTGAGAATGCAGTGGGCCATGAGGTGCAGAGGCTGACGGTCACTGATCTGGACGCCCCCAACTCACCTGCGTGGCGTGCCACCTACCTCATCGTGGGCGGTGATGACGGGGACCATTTTACCATCGCCACCCACCCTGAGAGCAACCAGGGCATCCTGACAACCAGGAAG GGTTTGGATTTTGAGGCCAAAAACCAGCACACCCTATACGTTGAAGTGACCAATGAGGCCCCTTTTGTGCTGAAGCTCCCAACCTCAACAGCCACCATAGTGGTCCACGTGGAGGATGTGAATGAGGCACCCGTGTTTGTCCCGCCCTCCAAAGTTGTTGAGGTCCAGGAGGGCATCCCCACTGGGGAGGCTGTGTGTGTCTACACTGCAACAGACCCTGACAAGGAGAATCAAAAGATCAG CTACCGCATCCTGAGAGACCCAGCAGGATGGCTAGCCATGGATGCAGACAGTGGGCAGGTCACTGTTGCGGGCACCCTAGACCGTGAGGATGAGCGGTTTGTGAGAAACAACATCTACGAAGTCATGGTCTTGGCCGTGGACAATG GAAGCCCTCCCGCCACTGGTACGGGAACCCTCCTGCTAACACTGATTGACGTCAACGACCATGGCCCAGTCCCTGAGCCCCGTGAGATCACCATCTGCAACCAAAGCCCTGAGTCCCAGGTGCTGAACATCACGGACAAGGACCTGTCCCCCCACACCTCCCCTTTCCAGGCCCAGCTCACAGACGACTCAGACATCTACTGGACGGCAGAGGTCAACGAGAAAG ATGACACGGTGGTCTTGTCCCTGAAGAAGTTCCTGAAGCAGGACACATATGATGTGCACCTTTCTCTGTCTGACCATGGCAACAAGGAGCAGCTGACAGTGATCAGGGCCACCGTGTGTGACTGCCACGGCCATGTCGAGAAATGCCCTGATCCCTGGAAGGGGGGTTTCATCCTCCCTGTGCTGGGGGCTGTCCTGGCTCTGCTGC TCTTCCTGCTGGTGCTGCTCTTGTTGGTGAGAAAGAAGCGGAAGGTCAAGGAGCCCCTCCTACTCCCAGAAGATGACACCCGTGACAACGTCTTCTACTACGGCGAAGAGGGGGGTGGTGAAGAGGACCAG GACTATGACATCACCCAGCTTCACCGAGGTCTGGAGGCCAGGCCGGAGGTGGTTCTCCGCAATGATGTGGCACCAACCTTCATCCCCACACCCATGTACCGTCCTCGGCCAGCCAACCCAGATGAAATCGGCAACTTTATAATCGAG AACCTGAAGGCAGCTAACACGGACCCCACAGCCCCGCCCTACGACTCCCTTTTGGTGTTCGACTATGAGGGCAGCGGCTCCGATGCCGCATCCCTGAGCTCCCTCACCTCCTCCGCCTCTGACCAGGACCAAGATTACGACTATCTGAACGAGTGGGGCAGCCGCTTCAAGAAGCTGGCAGACATGTACGGTGGTGGGGACGACGACTAG
- the CDH3 gene encoding cadherin-3 isoform X3 has translation MGLPRGPLACLLLVQVCWLQCAASEPCRAIFGEAEVTLEAGGAEQEPSQALGKVFMGCPGQEPALFSTVNDDFTVQNGETVQDRKSLKERNPLKIFPSKRILRRHKRDWVVAPISVPENGKGPFPQRLNQLKSNKDRDTKIFYSITGPGADSPPEGVFAVEKETGWLLLNKPLDREEIAKYELFGHAVSENGASVEDPMNISIIVTDQNDHKPKFTQDTFRGSVLEGVLPGTSVMQVTATDEDDAIHTYNGVVAYSIHSQEPKDPHDLMFTIHRSTGTISVISSGLDREKVPEYTLTIQATDMDGDGSTTTAVAVVEILDANDNAPVFDPQKYESHVPENAVGHEVQRLTVTDLDAPNSPAWRATYLIVGGDDGDHFTIATHPESNQGILTTRKGLDFEAKNQHTLYVEVTNEAPFVLKLPTSTATIVVHVEDVNEAPVFVPPSKVVEVQEGIPTGEAVCVYTATDPDKENQKISYRILRDPAGWLAMDADSGQVTVAGTLDREDERFVRNNIYEVMVLAVDNGSPPATGTGTLLLTLIDVNDHGPVPEPREITICNQSPESQVLNITDKDLSPHTSPFQAQLTDDSDIYWTAEVNEKDDTVVLSLKKFLKQDTYDVHLSLSDHGNKEQLTVIRATVCDCHGHVEKCPDPWKGGFILPVLGAVLALLLFLLVLLLLVRKKRKVKEPLLLPEDDTRDNVFYYGEEGGGEEDQDYDITQLHRGLEARPEVVLRNDVAPTFIPTPMYRPRPANPDEIGNFIIEGRGGGAQR, from the exons TATTCATGGGCTGCCCTGGGCAAGAGCCAGCTCTGTTTAGCACTGTTAATGACGACTTCACTGTGCAGAATGGCGAGACAGTCCAG GACAGAAAATCACTGAAAGAAAGGAATCCATTGAAGATCTTCCCATCCAAACGTATCTTACGAAGACACAAGAGAGATTGGGTGGTTGCTCCAATATCTGTCCCTGAAAATGGAAAGGGTCCCTTCCCGCAGAGGCTGAATCAG cTCAAGTCTAATAAAGACAGAGACACGAAGATTTTCTACAGCATCACGGGGCCGGGGGCAGACAGCCCCCCTGAGGGCGTCTTTGCTGTAGAGAAGGAGACAGGCTGGTTGTTGTTGAACAAGCCACTGGACCGGGAGGAGATTGCCAAGTATGAG CTCTTTGGGCACGCTGTGTCAGAGAATGGTGCCTCAGTGGAGGATCCCATGAACATCTCCATCATCGTGACCGACCAGAATGACCACAAGCCCAAGTTTACCCAGGACACCTTCCGAGGGAGTGTCTTAGAGGGAGTCCTACCAG GTACTTCTGTGATGCAGGTGACGGCCACAGATGAGGATGATGCCATCCACACCTACAATGGGGTGGTTGCATACTCCATCCATAGCCAAGAACCAAAGGACCCACACGACCTGATGTTTACCATTCACCGTAGCACAGGCACCATCAGCGTCATCTCCAGCGGCCTGGACCGGGAA aAAGTCCCTGAGTACACACTGACCATCCAGGCCACAGACATGGATGGGGACGGCTCCACCACCACGGCAGTGGCAGTAGTGGAGATCCTCGATGCCAATGACAATGCTCCCGTGTTTGACCCCCAGAAG TATGAGTCCCATGTGCCTGAGAATGCAGTGGGCCATGAGGTGCAGAGGCTGACGGTCACTGATCTGGACGCCCCCAACTCACCTGCGTGGCGTGCCACCTACCTCATCGTGGGCGGTGATGACGGGGACCATTTTACCATCGCCACCCACCCTGAGAGCAACCAGGGCATCCTGACAACCAGGAAG GGTTTGGATTTTGAGGCCAAAAACCAGCACACCCTATACGTTGAAGTGACCAATGAGGCCCCTTTTGTGCTGAAGCTCCCAACCTCAACAGCCACCATAGTGGTCCACGTGGAGGATGTGAATGAGGCACCCGTGTTTGTCCCGCCCTCCAAAGTTGTTGAGGTCCAGGAGGGCATCCCCACTGGGGAGGCTGTGTGTGTCTACACTGCAACAGACCCTGACAAGGAGAATCAAAAGATCAG CTACCGCATCCTGAGAGACCCAGCAGGATGGCTAGCCATGGATGCAGACAGTGGGCAGGTCACTGTTGCGGGCACCCTAGACCGTGAGGATGAGCGGTTTGTGAGAAACAACATCTACGAAGTCATGGTCTTGGCCGTGGACAATG GAAGCCCTCCCGCCACTGGTACGGGAACCCTCCTGCTAACACTGATTGACGTCAACGACCATGGCCCAGTCCCTGAGCCCCGTGAGATCACCATCTGCAACCAAAGCCCTGAGTCCCAGGTGCTGAACATCACGGACAAGGACCTGTCCCCCCACACCTCCCCTTTCCAGGCCCAGCTCACAGACGACTCAGACATCTACTGGACGGCAGAGGTCAACGAGAAAG ATGACACGGTGGTCTTGTCCCTGAAGAAGTTCCTGAAGCAGGACACATATGATGTGCACCTTTCTCTGTCTGACCATGGCAACAAGGAGCAGCTGACAGTGATCAGGGCCACCGTGTGTGACTGCCACGGCCATGTCGAGAAATGCCCTGATCCCTGGAAGGGGGGTTTCATCCTCCCTGTGCTGGGGGCTGTCCTGGCTCTGCTGC TCTTCCTGCTGGTGCTGCTCTTGTTGGTGAGAAAGAAGCGGAAGGTCAAGGAGCCCCTCCTACTCCCAGAAGATGACACCCGTGACAACGTCTTCTACTACGGCGAAGAGGGGGGTGGTGAAGAGGACCAG GACTATGACATCACCCAGCTTCACCGAGGTCTGGAGGCCAGGCCGGAGGTGGTTCTCCGCAATGATGTGGCACCAACCTTCATCCCCACACCCATGTACCGTCCTCGGCCAGCCAACCCAGATGAAATCGGCAACTTTATAATCGAG gggaggggagggggggctcagagatga
- the CDH3 gene encoding cadherin-3 isoform X1 — MGLPRGPLACLLLVQVCWLQCAASEPCRAIFGEAEVTLEAGGAEQEPSQALGKVFMGCPGQEPALFSTVNDDFTVQNGETVQDRKSLKERNPLKIFPSKRILRRHKRDWVVAPISVPENGKGPFPQRLNQLKSNKDRDTKIFYSITGPGADSPPEGVFAVEKETGWLLLNKPLDREEIAKYELFGHAVSENGASVEDPMNISIIVTDQNDHKPKFTQDTFRGSVLEGVLPGTSVMQVTATDEDDAIHTYNGVVAYSIHSQEPKDPHDLMFTIHRSTGTISVISSGLDREKVPEYTLTIQATDMDGDGSTTTAVAVVEILDANDNAPVFDPQKYESHVPENAVGHEVQRLTVTDLDAPNSPAWRATYLIVGGDDGDHFTIATHPESNQGILTTRKGLDFEAKNQHTLYVEVTNEAPFVLKLPTSTATIVVHVEDVNEAPVFVPPSKVVEVQEGIPTGEAVCVYTATDPDKENQKISYRILRDPAGWLAMDADSGQVTVAGTLDREDERFVRNNIYEVMVLAVDNGSPPATGTGTLLLTLIDVNDHGPVPEPREITICNQSPESQVLNITDKDLSPHTSPFQAQLTDDSDIYWTAEVNEKDDTVVLSLKKFLKQDTYDVHLSLSDHGNKEQLTVIRATVCDCHGHVEKCPDPWKGGFILPVLGAVLALLLFLLVLLLLVRKKRKVKEPLLLPEDDTRDNVFYYGEEGGGEEDQDYDITQLHRGLEARPEVVLRNDVAPTFIPTPMYRPRPANPDEIGNFIIENLKAANTDPTAPPYDSLLVFDYEGSGSDAASLSSLTSSASDQDQDYDYLNEWGSRFKKLADMYGGGDDD; from the exons TATTCATGGGCTGCCCTGGGCAAGAGCCAGCTCTGTTTAGCACTGTTAATGACGACTTCACTGTGCAGAATGGCGAGACAGTCCAG GACAGAAAATCACTGAAAGAAAGGAATCCATTGAAGATCTTCCCATCCAAACGTATCTTACGAAGACACAAGAGAGATTGGGTGGTTGCTCCAATATCTGTCCCTGAAAATGGAAAGGGTCCCTTCCCGCAGAGGCTGAATCAG cTCAAGTCTAATAAAGACAGAGACACGAAGATTTTCTACAGCATCACGGGGCCGGGGGCAGACAGCCCCCCTGAGGGCGTCTTTGCTGTAGAGAAGGAGACAGGCTGGTTGTTGTTGAACAAGCCACTGGACCGGGAGGAGATTGCCAAGTATGAG CTCTTTGGGCACGCTGTGTCAGAGAATGGTGCCTCAGTGGAGGATCCCATGAACATCTCCATCATCGTGACCGACCAGAATGACCACAAGCCCAAGTTTACCCAGGACACCTTCCGAGGGAGTGTCTTAGAGGGAGTCCTACCAG GTACTTCTGTGATGCAGGTGACGGCCACAGATGAGGATGATGCCATCCACACCTACAATGGGGTGGTTGCATACTCCATCCATAGCCAAGAACCAAAGGACCCACACGACCTGATGTTTACCATTCACCGTAGCACAGGCACCATCAGCGTCATCTCCAGCGGCCTGGACCGGGAA aAAGTCCCTGAGTACACACTGACCATCCAGGCCACAGACATGGATGGGGACGGCTCCACCACCACGGCAGTGGCAGTAGTGGAGATCCTCGATGCCAATGACAATGCTCCCGTGTTTGACCCCCAGAAG TATGAGTCCCATGTGCCTGAGAATGCAGTGGGCCATGAGGTGCAGAGGCTGACGGTCACTGATCTGGACGCCCCCAACTCACCTGCGTGGCGTGCCACCTACCTCATCGTGGGCGGTGATGACGGGGACCATTTTACCATCGCCACCCACCCTGAGAGCAACCAGGGCATCCTGACAACCAGGAAG GGTTTGGATTTTGAGGCCAAAAACCAGCACACCCTATACGTTGAAGTGACCAATGAGGCCCCTTTTGTGCTGAAGCTCCCAACCTCAACAGCCACCATAGTGGTCCACGTGGAGGATGTGAATGAGGCACCCGTGTTTGTCCCGCCCTCCAAAGTTGTTGAGGTCCAGGAGGGCATCCCCACTGGGGAGGCTGTGTGTGTCTACACTGCAACAGACCCTGACAAGGAGAATCAAAAGATCAG CTACCGCATCCTGAGAGACCCAGCAGGATGGCTAGCCATGGATGCAGACAGTGGGCAGGTCACTGTTGCGGGCACCCTAGACCGTGAGGATGAGCGGTTTGTGAGAAACAACATCTACGAAGTCATGGTCTTGGCCGTGGACAATG GAAGCCCTCCCGCCACTGGTACGGGAACCCTCCTGCTAACACTGATTGACGTCAACGACCATGGCCCAGTCCCTGAGCCCCGTGAGATCACCATCTGCAACCAAAGCCCTGAGTCCCAGGTGCTGAACATCACGGACAAGGACCTGTCCCCCCACACCTCCCCTTTCCAGGCCCAGCTCACAGACGACTCAGACATCTACTGGACGGCAGAGGTCAACGAGAAAG ATGACACGGTGGTCTTGTCCCTGAAGAAGTTCCTGAAGCAGGACACATATGATGTGCACCTTTCTCTGTCTGACCATGGCAACAAGGAGCAGCTGACAGTGATCAGGGCCACCGTGTGTGACTGCCACGGCCATGTCGAGAAATGCCCTGATCCCTGGAAGGGGGGTTTCATCCTCCCTGTGCTGGGGGCTGTCCTGGCTCTGCTGC TCTTCCTGCTGGTGCTGCTCTTGTTGGTGAGAAAGAAGCGGAAGGTCAAGGAGCCCCTCCTACTCCCAGAAGATGACACCCGTGACAACGTCTTCTACTACGGCGAAGAGGGGGGTGGTGAAGAGGACCAG GACTATGACATCACCCAGCTTCACCGAGGTCTGGAGGCCAGGCCGGAGGTGGTTCTCCGCAATGATGTGGCACCAACCTTCATCCCCACACCCATGTACCGTCCTCGGCCAGCCAACCCAGATGAAATCGGCAACTTTATAATCGAG AACCTGAAGGCAGCTAACACGGACCCCACAGCCCCGCCCTACGACTCCCTTTTGGTGTTCGACTATGAGGGCAGCGGCTCCGATGCCGCATCCCTGAGCTCCCTCACCTCCTCCGCCTCTGACCAGGACCAAGATTACGACTATCTGAACGAGTGGGGCAGCCGCTTCAAGAAGCTGGCAGACATGTACGGTGGTGGGGACGACGACTAG